One window from the genome of Garra rufa chromosome 1, GarRuf1.0, whole genome shotgun sequence encodes:
- the LOC141327624 gene encoding uncharacterized protein — protein sequence MSRSQTKHIDLKKSRAKKSVTCTQCGKSLTNKQHLELHMRIHTGEKPFTCDQCGKSYSQSSHLKVHMNIHTREKLYACDQCDKTFLWALSLKQHLRAHANEKPYSCHLCGKSFSCLQSLKVHQKIHTGVRDYMCFECEKTFTTVSHLKEHQRIHTGEKPYTCSHCDQRFIRSGVLKRHERIHTGEKPYHCTECGICFRHVSSLRSHTKNTHSE from the coding sequence ATGAGTCGCTCTCAAACCAAACACATAGATTTAAAGAAAAGCAGAGCCAAGAAATctgtcacctgcactcagtgtggaaagagtttgacaAACAAACAACATCTTGAGcttcacatgaggattcacactggagagaaaccgttcacatgtgatcagtgcgggaagagttacTCACAATCATCACATCTTAAGgtccacatgaacatccacactagagagaaactgtatGCATGCGATCaatgtgataaaacatttttgtgggcTTTAAGCCTGAAGCAACACCTGAGAGCTCATGCAAATGAGAAACCAtattcatgtcatttgtgtggaaagagtttttcatgtCTACAAAGTTTGAAAGTGCATCAGAAAATACATACTGGTGTGAGAgattacatgtgctttgagtgtgaaaagacttttactacagTGAGCCATTTAAAAGAGCaccagaggattcacactggagaaaaaccgtacacgtgttcacactgcgaccagAGATTCATAAGGTCAGGAGtcctgaaaagacatgagaggatccacactggagagaaaccgtatcactgcactgaatgtgggatctGTTTCAGACATGTATCTTCTCTACGCAGTCACACAAAAAACACTCACAGTGAGTAG
- the LOC141333385 gene encoding uncharacterized protein yields MSASRINKRAELRERERELSEFIDENEENEELSEADEKKNIFKISCSQTKPKDLKKSRAKKSVTCTQCGKSLINKKSLKHHMRVHTGEKPFTCDQCGKSFSQSSSLKVHMNIHTREKLYACDQCDKTFSWALSLRTHLRVHTKEKPYPCHLCGKSFSRLQHLKVHQKIHAGVREYMCFECEKTFTRAEHLKRHQRIHTGEKPYTCDQCGKSFAQKVQLNAHMIIHTGEKPYTCDQCGKSFAQKVQLNAHMNIHTREKLYACDQCDKTFLWASNLTKHLRVHTKEKPHSCHLCGKSFSLLQHLKVHQKIHTGVRDYMCFECEKTFITAEQLKLHERIHTGEKPYKCSHCDQRFRQSTTLKRHEWIHTGEKPYHCTECGICFRHLSSLRSHTKNNHSE; encoded by the exons AGAGCGGAgctgcgtgagagagagagagagttgtccG agtttATTGATGAAAATGAGGAGAATGAAGAATTGAGTGAAGCGGatgagaaaaaaaacatattcaaaattagttgctctcaaaccaaacccaaagatttaaagaaaagcagAGCCAAGAAATctgtcacctgcactcagtgtggaaagagtttgataAACAAAAAAAGCCTTAAgcatcacatgagagttcacactggagagaaaccgttcacttgtgatcagtgcgggaagagtttctcacaatcGTCAAGCCTTAAGgtccacatgaacatccacactagagagaaactgtacgcatgtgatcaatgtgataAAACATTTTCGTGGGCTTTAAGCCTGAGGACacacctgagagttcatacaaaggagaaaccatatccatgtcatttgtgtggaaagagtttttcacgtCTACAACATTTGAAAGTACATCAGAAAATACACGCTGGTGTGagagagtacatgtgctttgagtgtgaaaagacttttactagAGCTGAACATCTGAAACGGCaccagaggattcacactggagaaaaaccttacacatgtgatcaatgcgggaagagttttgcacAAAAAGTACAACTTAACGCACACATGatcatccacactggagagaaaccttacacatgtgatcaatgcgggaagagttttgcacAAAAAGTACAACTTAACgcacacatgaacatccacactagagagaaactgtacgcatgtgatcaatgtgataaaacatttttgtgggcTTCAAACCTGACAAAGCACctgagagttcatacaaaggagaagccacattcatgtcatttgtgtggaaagagtttttcattaCTACAACATTTGAAAGtacatcagaaaatacacactggtgtgagagactacatgtgctttgagtgtgaaaagacttttataACAGCTGAACAATTAAAActgcatgagaggattcacactggagagaaaccttacaagtgttcacactgcgaccagAGATTCAGACAGTCAACAACCCTTAAAAGACATGAgtggatccacactggagagaaaccgtatcactgcactgaatgtgggatctGTTTCAGACATTTATCTTCTCTACGCAGTCACACAAAAAACAATCACAGtgagtag